The Lytechinus pictus isolate F3 Inbred chromosome 8, Lp3.0, whole genome shotgun sequence nucleotide sequence tctctctctctctctctcttcccgcTTGTCAACGAATATAGCATATTTGCTGCCAAGAGtgcaaaaatattaatttaactCCGCACTATGATCACGTGGTACTCTATACCGACCTCGCATATGGGGTACAGGGTGTTTCTAAAAAATACACTGtagtttaaaggtattgtttaattttgtgagcagctgatttaaaaaattctcaaaccaagatgaaacatgtgtacaagtgcatgtattagaactaataaaccctgaaaacaaccattattgagaatgaaaagctaaaactacaaggcaaacccagattttgtaaataggcgtcttatagacgcctaaatagtacacataagtgtatgggatgaaattaagatggtgttttcggtcactttatatttcaatttttgaagcactaaataattattttcgaacgcaattttttctgggcttcatttttgtaacatatcacagacacaggtgacaagtgtgaccttctagctcagatttttttaaagtcaaaccaatgttaaccaatcactttaagggTCACCTTAATCAAGACTGAATGATGTATTATTGTGAGTTCGTCGCAATAAGAAATTAACTTGAACATTGGCAGATCCATGGGCACAGCCGGCCCACTGCATGGTGCGATCGCCGGGGTAATAAAGCATCAATACTATCACTGACTACGGAAGAATGCAAATGTTGAAGAAACTCATTATAAAACACATTACCCTTTGTATGTACAACATCGTCATCACACTCACAAGCCTATATCTATATTCCTTTTGGATAAAATGGCCAGACGCAATTAGATCTTGGATCCAGTCGTGTTACTTTACTCTTAGAAAAAAGATAGCTGCGAACTGGAACCCTTTTGTATATGGAACCCTCGACAAAAGGTTCCCAAAAAGTTATcgttttcaaaaacttaaaaagaattcaAAGTGGCTGTTTAACGTAATTAGAACCATTATGGAACCTTTAAAGGTACATTTACGGGGCAAGAATGAAACTCTTTAAGAACCCTTAATTTTTATTAGAATGttcaaatcaattgattttgtcCAATCAGCAAATTAGTTTTGGAATTGACAAGATATttgaaatcatatatttcttttattaagaTACATcagtaaaatacataaaagtttgaaattataatgtaaaGCAATGATGAATCAACATGATATCAACAATTAAATTTTAATCACAAAGATGGCAAGATGTAAACATTACGAGATCCAAGAATTTTGTCAGACAAGTTGTCCGATTTGACGAACAACGTTCCTTGATATCCATTGGCTAAGAAGAACTGTTGGTATCAATgttaactgtcggataaaatggaaCTTGCCGGACAAAACGTCTGACTAGTCCTCTCACGAAACGCTCCCCATCATCTTGACGAATTCGAGGTCTGGTCGTGTTATCATCTCTTCGATCTGTGGTATGGATGATTGCAATACCACCAAGATGTCCAAATGAGAAGATATCGGATCTCGCCATGTCTACATTCTTAAGAAAAGATGATcagggacccgtttcataaatgacttacaactgttgtaactttgccataatggcaactaccatggtaccagggctcagcagccaatcagaatcaaggtttccatggtagttgccataatggcaaagttacaacagttgcaagtcctttatgaaacaagcCACAGATTAAAGAATCTCagatctcatcatcatcatcttgtaATCTATTCATCTTTCCTAATGGATCTTGTCAACTGATCAAATTCTTTGATGTCGTAGTTTTTACATCTTGCCATTAattgatcatctcttctaattGACATGACGAGATCTCAGATCTAGCCATGTCACTACTTCTCCAATGTCAATGCTACAGAAGCTTAAACGAGCTATTATTATGTCCAAATATCAAGATCTGGGATATCGTCGTGTCTTTATTCTGAAGAACAGAATGATGATCAGCTGACAAGATCTCCGAACTCGTTATGCCAACGTCATGTGAAAGAGATGATAAATTACAAGATCTCGAATctcatcatcattttgttatCTATTCTGTATTAAAATGAGATCCAAGAACACACCGTGTCTTCCTTCTGAAGAACCCAAAGAAGATCAGCAGACAAGTTCCTGGATGTCGTAATGTCTACCATTAATTTTTATCATCTTTTCTAATGGATTTATTCACATGAGATTGCGTCATGTGATTATACAGTGAGTCcgagaaaaaaaacgaaaccgagattaagcgatgatttatcacaacttaatcacaaataaaatagaaaaattacctaccaatgtaaagcttagaatctcttgtttcatctgatattacttagtttattcctcattcacgcatgagtgagaaaaacaatttgaagaaagaaaaccaAATACTCATTTgccggggggtatctgaatttcaaaaaaaaaatcacatgcctaaaaagttcaatatctgttcttttatttgataccttaatcacaaaaatggtcaagaagtaaaatttTGTTGTTCCCTCGAAAAAATACTTGtatttccatattttcattaaataaacgtgttttcaccggtttcacacagaagctatcgcatggttaacaaaagacttcatgcatggctgatcgtcaacaaaacggagtgtcgagtgagtttgaacgctagcctgtaaaacctcttcattttatgaaattcaagccttatttcaaataaccagaactttgttatttctcgaccattttctgtaattgaggtatcaaattaaagagcagatattgaaccttttaaaaatgtggttttatttttgaaacccagatacagcccgccaaatgactttttgataTCCCCTcctcaaattgtttttgctcactcatgcgtgaatgagaaataatctaagtaatttcagaggaaagaggagattctaagctttataatggtaggtcatttgtctattgtatttatgattaagttatgataaatcattgataaatctcggtttcgttttttgtgggacgcactgtatatccgtatggaagcttaaaagttcCATCTAACGTTTACTACATCACGAAGAAGAGATAGGCTTGGATCTCGTTATATCGATTGTTTTAGAAAATTTGGTTAGATGACAATAACTCTGATCTGTCCATGTTAACATCTTGAATAGTTGATCAGATTACAATATCTTGGATCTTAGTGCCATCTTTGTTGATTTTCAATTAATGGTCCTTCTTTTAATGGCCATCATGCTGATGGGCCAGTTATTCCCGTATATTAGGATAAAAGTTATTCTCCCATACTCTACCATTTGCCGCCCTGTCTACAAACCGTATTAAGATTTCTGAATTTAAGCAAAGGTAGATTCTGTGGAACAAAGTTTTCTCCAAACAGTTTTGGTCTTGAAATGCTTCAGGGCATTTTCACGGAATGTACGATTGTGATAGCAGTATATAATTGGATTTACAGCCGATCCGCAGAAAAACATGaacattgtgacgtcatcaaatggACGAGAGTACAGATGACCCTCAGTATCGAAAACCACAATTATATGAAACACACTCATTGGGAtacaagcaagaaaaaaggCAAGAGTGATGAAGGTAACTTTCTGTGATGCCTTAACACGAGAAGCGGTAATATCGTCTTGTGCTCTGCCGAAAGCCTGCTCCATATCGGCTATTCGACGCGCATGTCGCATAGCCGTTCGCAGAATCAGCATGTTGAGGACAAGTAAGGTTGATACCGATACGATGATCGCTGTCGTCACAAGGAAAAACCACATTCTACTGCCAAGATCATACTGGAAAGTAGTCCCAGAGCAGTAGATTGTAGCGGTAGTTGGACTTTCTTCTAATTTGCTGACTAGGTGAAGCATAAACCCAACGATACTTATCAACCAACCGATGAGTATCCCGATTGCGATTCGCTTCGTGGTGACGAGTGTTTGGTATCGGAGAGGTCGGTGAACGGCGATATATCGATCACATGTTACCATAACAATATGAAATAGATTATTGCAACCAAAAAGATAGCTGAATGCTGAAAAATACCTTGAGTACATTTCAAGACATGTTATGTCAGAAAATGCAACTCTCCGATAGACTTCCAACGGGATTGCGATCAAACCGTTTAAAAAGTCTGTAGCGGCTAAACTGGAGAGAATATAATATGTAGGTGTCCTAAGACGTTCAGTTTTGAGGAAGGTTGCGATTACCAAGAAGTTCCCTACGACCGAAACACACATGATGAGAACAGCAAATGTGACGCAAACCCCGGTGTATACTGGGTGGTTAGAATGAAAACTCATTGTTGTATTGACAGGAGTCATCATTTCAATGTTGAAAATGGATCAATCCATCCGCGGGATAATTTTTAGGCTTAAATGTCAAATTCAAAATCCCTCTTAATTCACTCCTAATGAAACCATAGACAGGCTATAAAACAACCTTTTTCCATGTTTTTTCCTTTTCGCACGTAGGCCCGTTTATATGTCgttcctctttccttttttttttttgaactgGGTATCTTGCCAGATAGATCCGTGTTTCCCGAAACATCACCAAATCAACCATTGGACCTGCAGCTTTTTACGGATCACCTGCTTGGAGATgtgtattattaatattacacACTTTCATCCacgcagaaaaaaaatatttaggttCTCTGTTAATTTACCCGTAGTCATAGGCATTTTGCGGTAATGGTAGCTGTGATGCGTGACAGCCAATTACATTATTGTGAAAGGTATAAAGACgggaaattaattgaaaagcAAGGTGTGCAATCATCCGTGATCAATTTCCACTGACTACCTGGTGTAAAAGAGGTTGCTTTTGCGATTATAGCAACCCCAAAATGGCATGATCAAaagatgaaagtaaaaaaataatgtgctGATTCTTGCATCGATATAACGTGAAGTATAAAGGGTTCCATTCCCTCATTTTGTTTCTATGCTCCATATCGCATCTCTTGTTCGGTGGTAATAGAACCAAATACTTTGGCTCCATAAAGACTGTAATCATGCCCTATATAAAAATcctataataattatataggaTTATTTTTATACAACGAGGTCCCAGTGTTTCGCATCCGACCGCATTTTTGGCTGCATCAATGCTTGAGCCCCTAGGAACGAACATAGCAcagttaatgatgatgatgatgatgatgataatgttgataaaCAGCATTTTTATAGCGCCATTTttctgtaaaagaaaaaaaacattcaaaggcgcaGGCACCCTATATATGTCACACATTATTCACAAAGTTGCTCGAAGAGATGGGTCTTTAATAGTTCAGATCTAAAGGTTTAAATGTTGTTATAATCATGAAGTTGGATTGGTAGAGAATTCTAAATCCAAGGAGCAACAGACGAAAAAGCTCTATATCCTCTAATGCCGGGGTGATTATcattagatcatgataaagttAAAGCTGGGAGAACTAGTTTTCGGAACTATGATGCGGCTATATTGGGAAACATGACTTTCTCATTCTTATCATTCCTAACTTTACATGGCTCGGCGGATATTCGCCACCACTTCCAAATTCACTCTTCGTTTGACCCCATGCTTAATCAAAAGTAGATTCAGAAGAACAAAGTTTTCTCCAAACAGTTATGTCTTTGAAGTATCTGACTGCATTTTCACGGAACAAACGATCACGGTAGCAGTATATAACCGGGTTCACCGCAGAGCTAAGGTAAAATATAAACGCTGCCATGTTGTCAAAAGACCATTGTCGATAACAATGGCGACATGAACTATACTCGTGGATATGCAACAAACAAAAAACGCAAGGGTGATCGTGGTGACTATATCTTTGAAGCCTTGATACGAGAGACGCTTTCTTCTTGACGTCCTCGACTGACGGCTTGTTCCATCTGAGCGATCCTCCGAGCATGGTGCAATGCTGTACGAAGAATCAACATGTTGAGGATGACCAATGTTAGTGAGGAcaagatgatgattatcatcAGGATGATGATCCCAATCCTATACAGGTGATCCGTTTGAGTGATAGTCCCAGCGCAGTAGTTTCCGACGAGACTTGCATCTTCATCTTTACCAACCAGACCGATGACAAACAAGATGCTCATCAACCAGCTGAGGAGTATCCCGAAAGCGATTCGCTTCGAGGCGACCAAGGCTTCGTACCGGAGAGGTTTATGAACAGCGATGTAACGATCCAAGGTTACCATGACGATGTGAAGCAGAGAATTCCCGCCAAATAGATAGGTGAACGACGAGAGGTACCTTGAGTAGATGTAAAGACATGTCACTTCAATGAAGACAGCTCTGTTGAATGTTTCTAGTGGTATGCTGATAGCACCGTTTAAAAGGTGGACAAAAGCTAAACTAGATAAAAGATAGTAGGTAGGTCTTCGGAGGCGATCGGTTTTTAGGAAGGTGGCAACTACCAGAAAGTTTCCGACAACAGTACTGCAGATGAGAAGAATAGCCAACGTAACAATGAAAGCTGTGTAGATTGGAGAATTAGGAATCCATGGAAGGGTACATGTATTCACTGAAGCCATTGTGTACACGGTTTTATTTCAAAGATTTTAacaataaagaaacaaaataaatcaagatATAATGGTTAATAGGCTGTAAAGCTATTGCCTTCTAGCTCCTGGTGATGTCAtaatgaattttatgagaaatataGAATTAGGTAGTCAACAGGATTTTGTTCCTCAAAGCTGGCTtcctttagcatgtttagtgtATGCCACGATTGGTCCTCATGAGTATTATATAACAAGAAGCGCCATCGTTTACGATGTGCTTGTATATATGATGCAGAGAAAAGCCAGCGatgtcaaagaaaataatatatcttcAGGAATCATGGGAATTGTAAGAAGAAGTAACAAAATCGGATGAGTATTCGAGCTAATAATGCTATCATAGTTAGCTTTGAATGATTGATACTAGGGCAAGGTCACAAGCTCTTAAAAGGAAATCCATGCCAGggtattaattaaaaaaatatataaatttattttagcCGACCAAAATTTACTTCAAGTGTTTTACGCATTGTTGATTTTAGATGCACGGCAGCATTAAAATACAGTTCATGGCACAATACATTAAACTAATTAGGGTTTCGAGATGACAGCGGTTGCTGCATCCGTTTTCTCTTGTCGTACACTTTTTTTGGACGTTACATACTACGGTCGAtccccatgatatgaatatgagTTCgcttttaattcaatttaagtGTTTCAAGCACTATGTCAGATGCATTGTAGCATAAATTGGTTGTGCGACCATTCATGTCCCGATACATTATACCTAATTAATTAGGGCTTCTTTATAGAGTACAAGGGCGTACCAAGTTTTCCATTGGAGGCAGGGGTATGTTCCTCACACTGTCAGAGTAGGTGTTTCTCAGGTGGTCTTGTAACTCCTCTCTAGTGGCCTTCAGTTCACCAGATTTCACAGGGTTGAAAAGAGCTTTGGTGAAGGCAAAATGATCTTCATAGACTTTCTGTAGTTTCTTGGCAcatcctttccctttccttctaAGCGTCTTGGACAGAGCTTTCAACCTCCTTCTCTGCTCATCTCTGATGTCATCTAGAGCtttcatttcaatatcattGTTATTCTTTCTTGCCTCCTTCCAACGCCGCTGCAGGGCTCGTACACTGTGTCGTATGTCATGGATTTCTTGCTGTCTTAGCCTCGATGTAACCGTCTGTGGCTTCGTACTGGCACAACCGAAGTTGTCGACCCCGTACTGGTATTTTGCCTCCATCATAGAAGAGAGTCTCTCTTCGGTATTTCGCTTCATAGATTCGACCAGTACTTTGTCAAGCTGGTCATCCATGGCTTCCCACATGTCTTTACTAGTTGAATTAGGCCACTTTACCTTCGGACGTTTGCTCATACTACTTGGGTTGTGGGATGTAGCGTCGGAATCGGGGGCACCGTGGTTGTCATCCTTGCCACTATTTCCATGCGCCTGACGTGACTGATCACTGCGTTGCTTAGCCCACTGCTCACTCCTTGGCTGCTCAGATGTCGCTCTCCTAGTGCAACCTACCTTCGCCTGGTGAATTCTTAGACCCTTGGTTGTGTTGAAATTTCTATCGCATGATACACAGGCTACCGTTGGGCGCAATCGTAGTCCTGGGGCGAAGCCTAGTCCTTATATCAGTATCATCCGGCCGTGTTAGTGATTCTTCCGCTCCCCTCTCGGATCACTCTGGGAGTATTCTTAATTGTCTATCAGAAATCGTAACAACATAGAGGGTGCCACAAAGGGCTGAGTTAGGGGCAGTAAACCCCCTCCTCCCCCGCCTGGGTTGCCGGCAAAGTCATGCAAGTCTCTCCTTGCTGTCACCAGCCTGTTCCTGGTTCGTCACCATGGTCTATTTCTATGTGGTCACTGGGAGTCCAGTACCGCGAGATGATAAAAACACACCTTGTGCAGAGAAATGTCCTCCAGAACAGCTGGATCCTCAGTCGAGGTCCTCCTGCCAGCCATTTCGGCCCATTATCCTTGATGTGGCAGGAGGTGGGCCAGCAGCGTCAAGACGAGATGCAACCTCCAGCTGCTCGTTTGGTAAGTTGTCTTTATATTTAATCCAAAACCAGGCTGAGGACCTTGTAGCAATCTCCATTAATTCCAAAGCCAGCTTCCTTCTGTTGGTTATTCCCATCCTTGAGAGGAAGAAATGGAGAGACTTGGTCGCATATCCTCTGCAGCCGATCTCCACTGGGTAGTAGTCTACCTTCCATCCCCTCTTCTTACATTCTAAGATAAGTCCGGCATATTTTGACGTCTTGTACTCATGGGCCGTCTCAATTTTCTCCTCCCATGGTACAGTCAGTTTACAGAGGATGACCGACTTGGATTGCTTCGACCAGACTACCATATCTGGTCGCATGTTGGTAGTCACAATCTCACTGGGAAAGGTCATCTGCTCATCCAAGTCTGAGACCAACTGCCAATCTCTTGCTAGACAAAGGAGCCTACTTGTGTGTAGTCTAGCTTTTCTGTTGGCTCCAGTACTTGTTCCAGCCTTCACAAATGAGATCATCGCTGGAGCATTTAGTGGTTTTGTCTGGTTTGCTTTTTCAATAGTGATCTTTAGGGCATTGCTCAGTTCTTTCAAGATCACATTGTGCCTCCATATATACAAGTCTTCTACCAGAGACACCTAACAATTTGATAGAATGTGTCTGAGTGAACCTTTCTTTCCACATCTATGGCAATTCTCGTTCTCGGTCTTGGTCCACTTCTTCAGGTTATACGGAGAAGGAGGAACGTCGTAGGTTGCTCGTAGCAAGAATTGGACTTATATAAGTCTAATCATCTTATTAATGTGTATGTCAGTTTAGTCAATAGAACTGAAAATCGATTAATCAACGATTAAGACATTCTATATCAATCAATATATTGACCGGTTaatcgttttaataaataaaataatttcagtaATGTGTCGGTCAatagttttgtttgttttatagcgtgtttttattgtcttctctcaaatcaaatataCAATTACAATATAACTCCCATAAGCA carries:
- the LOC135154965 gene encoding trace amine-associated receptor 7d-like, whose protein sequence is MTPVNTTMSFHSNHPVYTGVCVTFAVLIMCVSVVGNFLVIATFLKTERLRTPTYYILSSLAATDFLNGLIAIPLEVYRRVAFSDITCLEMYSRYFSAFSYLFGCNNLFHIVMVTCDRYIAVHRPLRYQTLVTTKRIAIGILIGWLISIVGFMLHLVSKLEESPTTATIYCSGTTFQYDLGSRMWFFLVTTAIIVSVSTLLVLNMLILRTAMRHARRIADMEQAFGRAQDDITASRVKASQKVTFITLAFFLACIPMSVFHIIVVFDTEGHLYSRPFDDVTMFMFFCGSAVNPIIYCYHNRTFRENALKHFKTKTVWRKLCSTESTFA
- the LOC135154967 gene encoding uncharacterized protein LOC135154967, with amino-acid sequence MISFVKAGTSTGANRKARLHTSRLLCLARDWQLVSDLDEQMTFPSEIVTTNMRPDMVVWSKQSKSVILCKLTVPWEEKIETAHEYKTSKYAGLILECKKRGWKVDYYPVEIGCRGYATKSLHFFLSRMGITNRRKLALELMEIATRSSAWFWIKYKDNLPNEQLEVASRLDAAGPPPATSRIMGRNGWQEDLD